A stretch of Arachis hypogaea cultivar Tifrunner chromosome 15, arahy.Tifrunner.gnm2.J5K5, whole genome shotgun sequence DNA encodes these proteins:
- the LOC112751507 gene encoding probable metal-nicotianamine transporter YSL7 yields MAQHRSGDRMVMENGLDSLDHHEHDHDHGDDGTIEHESRQNGTIELREEEVSVEKVFQHKLVPSWRNQLTLRAFAVSLALSILFTFIVMKLNLTVGIIPSLNVSAGLLGFFFVKTWTKFLEGSGMLKQPFTRQENTVIQTCVVASSGIAFSGGFGSYLFGMSKRVADQTSDSSDFKDPKLGWMIAFLFVVSFLGLFSVVPLRKIMVIDFKLTYPSGTATAHLINSFHTPQGAKLAKKQVKTLGKFFSFSFLWGFFQWFYTATDQCGFQAFPSLGLKAYQNRFYFDFSATYIGVGMICPYIINISVLLGGILSWGLMWPLIKNREGDWYAKGLGDGSLHGIQGYRVFLAIAMILGDGLYNFFKVLTHTFLGLYTQFRNKRESVLPVADQDSPLPPQQSYDDQRRTQLFLKDQIPTWFAVGGYVAIAAISTATLPHIFHQLKWYYMIVIYLIAPTLAFCNSYGSGLTDWSLASTYGKLAIFTIGAWAGSSHGGVLAGLAACGVMMNIVSTASDLMQDFKTGYLTLASPRSMFVSQVIGTAMGCVVSPCVFWIFYKAFPDLGTPNSEYPAPNAMVFRNMAILGVEGFKSLPKHCLLLCYILFGSAIAINMIKDFLGKRGRYIPLPMAMAIPFYLGPYFAIDMCVGSLILFVWEKLNKAKANAFGPAVASGLICGDGIWTLPSSILALAGVKPPICMKFLSRATNARVDTFLGN; encoded by the exons ATGGCCCAACATAGAAGTGGGGATAGGATGGTGATGGAGAATGGTCTTGACTCTCTTGATCATCATGAACATGATCATGATCATGGAGATGATGGTACCATAGAGCATGAATCAAGACAAAATGGTACCATAGAACTGAGGGAAGAAGAGGTTTCAGTGGAGAAGGTGTTTCAACACAAGCTGGTTCCATCATGGAGGAACCAACTAACTTTGAGAGCTTTTGCAGTGAGCCTTGCACTCAGCATACTCTTCACCTTCATAGTCATGAAGCTCAACCTCACAGTTGGAATCATACCTTCTCTGAATGTGTCTGCAGGGCTTCTGGGGTTCTTCTTTGTTAAGACATGGACCAAGTTCTTGGAAGGTTCTGGAATGTTGAAACAACCTTTTACAAGGCAAGAGAACACTGTCATCCAAACATGTGTTGTTGCATCCTCTGGCATAGCTTTTAGTG GAGGATTTGGGAGTTACCTATTTGGAATGAGTAAACGAGTGGCTGATCAAACATCAGATAGCAGTGACTTTAAGGACCCAAAATTAGGATGGATGATTGCTTTTCTATTTGTTGTTAGCTTTCTTGGACTCTTCTCAGTTGTACCTCTTAGAAAG ATTATGGTTATTGACTTCAAATTGACATATCCAAGTGGTACTGCAACTGCTCATCTTATCAACAGTTTCCACACTCCTCAGGGAGCCAAATTAGCAAA GAAGCAAGTGAAAACTTTGGGAAAATTCTTCAGTTTTAGTTTTCTATGGGGTTTCTTTCAATGGTTCTATACAGCCACTGACCAATGTGGATTTCAAGCCTTCCCTTCACTGGGGCTCAAAGCATATCAGAACAG GTTTTACTTTGATTTCTCTGCAACCTACATTGGAGTAGGAATGATTTGCCCCTACATCATAAACATATCAGTGCTCCTTGGAGGAATCCTTTCATGGGGTCTAATGTGGCCACTCATAAAGAACAGAGAAGGTGATTGGTATGCTAAGGGCCTTGGCGACGGCAGCCTTCATGGAATCCAAGGTTATAGA GTATTTCTAGCCATAGCTATGATCCTTGGAGATGGTTTATATAACTTCTTCAAGGTGCTAACTCATACATTCTTGGGTTTGTATACTCAATTTCGGAACAAAAGGGAAAGTGTTCTTCCTGTTGCTGATCAGGACTCTCCATTGCCTCCTCAGCAATCCTATGATGATCAGCGCCGCACCCAACTCTTTCTTAAAGATCAGATTCCCACATGGTTTGCAGTTGGAGGCTATGTAGCCATAGCTGCCATCTCTACAGCCACTTTGCCTCACATATTTCATCAACTGAAATGGTATTACATGATTGTCATCTACCTCATTGCTCCTACCTTAGCCTTTTGCAATTCTTATGGCTCTGGACTGACGGATTGGTCACTTGCATCCACCTATGGAAAGCTTGCCATCTTTACAATTGGAGCATGGGCCGGTTCATCACATGGTGGAGTTCTTGCTGGCCTAGCAGCTTGTGGGGTGATGATGAACATTGTTTCCACAGCTTCTGACTTGATGCAAGATTTTAAGACCGGCTACCTTACCCTTGCTTCGCCTCGCTCCATGTTTGTGAGCCAAGTAATTGGCACAGCAATGGGGTGTGTAGTTTCTCCATGTGTCTTTTGGATTTTCTACAAAGCATTTCCTGATCTTGGGACACCAAATAGTGAATACCCTGCCCCAAATGCAATGGTTTTCAGGAACATGGCCATATTGGGTGTAGAAGGCTTCAAGTCTCTACCAAAACACTGCCTCTTGCTTTGCTATATCCTCTTTGGTTCTGCCATTGCAATAAACATGATCAAAGATTTCCTAGGTAAAAGGGGGAGGTACATACCACTTCCAATGGCCATGGCAATACCATTCTATCTAGGACCCTACTTTGCCATTGACATGTGTGTTGGAAGTTTGATATTGTTTGTGTGGGAAAAGTTGAACAAGGCTAAGGCTAATGCATTTGGACCAGCTGTAGCTTCTGGTTTGATTTGTGGTGATGGAATATGGACTCTGCCTTCTTCAATTCTTGCTCTTGCTGGAGTTAAACCACCTATTTGTATGAAGTTCTTGTCTAGGGCCACTAATGCCAGGGTTGACACTTTCTTAGGGAATTGA
- the LOC112751508 gene encoding uncharacterized protein, translating into MLRSSTRTSLRFFWQQSQSQFGNVDYAIWFLDHMDYLGYQPDSHTFGTIINGLCKIGNTPAAIAILRKTETRNRKPSVDVASYSTIVDSLCKDGLVSEALSLFSEMTTKGIQPNTITYNCLIQGLCTFSRWQEAVSLLRERKQKGIVPDTHTFTILVDALCKEGKISSARAILGQMLRMGEEPNVVTYNSMIAGYCFLSQMEEAMKVFDLMVHKGCLPNVTTYASLIHGWCKIKRIDRAIYLLDEMINKGLNMNDSTWNTLIGGFCRVGKPLAAKELFFTMHKFGQHPNLQTCGILLDGLFKCHLSSDAISLFREMEKNNLDLDIVIYSLVMNGMCQAGKLNDARELFSCLPAKGLKPDVYTYTIMIQGLCREGLLVNAEELLVNMEEDGCLPNSCTYNVFVQGLLRQNDVLKSIKYLQIIKDKGFSADATTVKLLIDYCSVHNAFQEFVQKII; encoded by the exons ATGTTGCGTTCATCAACCAGAACTTCTCTGCGTTTCTTTTGGCAGCAATCTCAATCTCAATTTG GCAATGTGGATTATGCTATTTGGTTTCTTGACCACATGGATTACTTGGGATATCAACCCGACTCCCACACGTTTGGAACAATTATAAATGGATTGTGCAAGATCGGCAACACCCCTGCTGCCATTGCCATTCTAAGGAAGACGGAAACAAGAAACCGCAAACCAAGTGTTGATGTTGCAAGTTATAGCACAATTGTGGATAGTCTTTGCAAGGATGGGCTGGTTTCTGAGGCTTTGAGTCTATTCTCGGAAATGACAACGAAAGGTATACAACCCAATACTATCACTTACAATTGCTTGATTCAAGGACTCTGTACTTTCAGCAGATGGCAAGAGGCTGTGTCCTTACTGAGAGAGAGGAAACAAAAGGGAATTGTGCCCGATACGCATACTTTTACTATTTTAGTGGATGCTCTTTGTAAAGAGGGAAAGATTTCAAGTGCTAGGGCCATACTTGGTCAAATGCTTCGAATGGGAGAGGAGCCTAATGTTGTCACCTATAACTCAATGATTGCTGGTTATTGTTTCCTAAGTCAAATGGAGGAGGCCATGAAAGTATTTGATTTGATGGTTCACAAAGGATGCCTACCAAACGTTACGACTTATGCGTCGTTAATTCATGGGTGGTGCAAGATCAAAAGGATTGATAGGGCTATTTATCTCTTGGATGAAATGATCAATAAAGGATTAAATATGAATGATTCGACTTGGAATACTCTTATCGGTGGATTTTGCAGAGTGGGTAAACCTTTAGCTgctaaagaattattttttacaaTGCACAAGTTTGGTCAACATCCTAATCTACAAACCTGTGGGATTCTATTGGATGGCCTATTCAAATGCCATTTGTCTTCTGATGCAATATCATTATTTAGAGAAATGGAGAAGAATAATTTGGATCTTGATATTGTAATTTATAGTTTGGTGATGAATGGGATGTGCCAAGCTGGAAAACTAAATGATGCACGTGAACTCTTCTCCTGTCTGCCAGCAAAAGGCTTGAAGCCTGATGTATATACTTATACAATAATGATCCAAGGCCTTTGTAGGGAAGGACTTTTGGTTAATGCTGAAGAGTTACTGGTCAATATGGAAGAGGATGGCTGCCTGCCAAATTCCTGCACATATAATGTCTTCGTCCAAGGATTACTGCGACAAAATGATGTTCTGAAGTcaataaaatatcttcagattaTTAAAGACAAAGGTTTTTCTGCAGATGCCACCACTGTGAAATTGCTTATAGATTACTGCTCTGTCCACAATGCTTTTCAAGAATTTGTGCAGAAGATTAtttga
- the LOC112751506 gene encoding DNA-binding protein RHL1 isoform X1 gives MARGKKKNVDEAEATDMDPSTNSEAIERKRLKALAFSTGILSDVPDGDAASVQLKPSSTVAKHHGKDIIKKSQRKSTRFLFSFPGLLAPIAGGKIGELTDLGTKNPILYLDFPQGQMKLFGTIVYPKNRYLTLQFSRGGKNVMCEDSFDNMIVFSDAWWIGRKDENPEEAKLEFPKELHEGQQAEYDFKGGAGANSAVNKAVHKTKIQCAESDSPMTPVDNDLSDSEMNSKDMKETVPVRHSGRITRKSYKFTELSSDDSSGASSPDLSEDEEKLGKSPCPVVVDIDNEDTTEVDQVREENKEHASGLKSKKVPRSASATANNEVVSSNNASLVQPTIGTLFKKAEEKKASTRKPQSSEVTGQKLQPGGSKRKIDQDAGTKKRARKTKDKTFDEHITVKSKGHKVEDDDDDDDDDDDDDDDDDDEFSNASEDDNDSDEDWTA, from the exons ATGGCGCGCGGAAAGAAGAAGAACGTCGACGAAGCCGAAGCAACTGACATGGATCCCTCAACAAACTCTGAAGCCATAGAGCGCAAGAGGCTCAAGGCGTTGGCGTTCTCCACCGGCATTCTCTCCGACGTTCCCGACGGCGACGCCGCTTCCGTCCAACTGAAGCCGTCATCGACGGTGGCGAAGCACCACGGTAAGGACATCATCAAGAAGTCTCAGAGGAAGAGCACAAGGTTCCTCTTCTCGTTCCCCGGCCTCCTTGCTCCCATCGCCGGCGGTAAGATCGGCGAGCTCACGGATCTAGGAACGAAAAACCCTATTCTCTACCTCGATTTTCCGCAG GGCCAAATGAAGTTATTTGGTACTATTGTATATCCCAAGAACAGATACCTGACTTTACAGTTCTCCAGAGGTGGGAAGAATGTAATGTGCGAAGATTCTTTTGATAACATG ATTGTATTTTCGGATGCATGGTGGATTGGGAGGAAAGATGAGAATCCAGAAGAAGCTAAGCTGGAATTTCCTAAAGAATTGCATGAG GGACAGCAAGCTGAATATGACTTTAAAGGGGGTGCAGGTGCAAATTCTGCAGTTAATAAAGCTGTTCACAAAACCAAAATTCAATGTGCAGAATCAGATTCACCAATGACACCAGTTGACAATGATCTATCAGATAGTGAAAtgaattcaaaagatatgaaggAAACGGTCCCAGTCCGCCATTCAGGAAGAATTACAAGAAAATCATATAA ATTTACAGAACTTTCTTCTGATGATAGTTCTGGTGCAAGCAGCCCTGACCTTTCTGAAGATGAAGAAAAATTG GGAAAAAGTCCATGCCCTGTAGTTGTTGACATTGATAATGAGGATACAACCGAAGTGGATCAAGTCCGTGAGGAAAATAAAGAGCATGCTTCAGGCTTAAAATCTAAGAAAGTTCCTCGATCTGCTTCAGCCACTGCAAATAATGAAGTTGTGTCTAGTAACAATGCTTCACTTGTCCAGCCTACTATAGGCACATTATTCAAGAAAGCAGAAGAGAAG AAGGCTTCAACAAGGAAACCTCAATCATCTGAAG TTACTGGCCAGAAATTGCAGCCTGGTGGTTCAAAAAGAAAGATTGATCAG GATGCAGGAACCAAAAAACGGGCAAGGAAGACCAAGGACAAAACTTTCG ATGAACATATTACAGTAAAAAGCAAGGGGCATAAG gttgaagatgatgatgatgatgatgatgatgatgatgatgatgatgatgatgatgatgatgaattttcAAATGCTTCAGAG gaTGATAATGATAGCGATGAAGACTGGACTGCCTGA
- the LOC112749305 gene encoding uncharacterized protein, with protein MEAHYCLAIAHDGNSNILPIAFALVEGENADSWSFFLSNLRSHVTPQEGILVISDRHNGIKAALEAPENGWLPPRAFRAFCIRHVAANFSLSFKGKDTRRILVNAAYAKTEAEFYYWFDIMRTENPAMCDWANRMEYDKWTQHQDSGRRFGHMTTNISECVNSVLKGTRNLTFTSLVKSTYGRLAELFMVRGQTAEAQLGTGHEYCQALVKAIDRNIRDSRCFTITLYDRRQSEYTVAETTPTGNFSLGSYRVSFKDQTCDCDHFQALHYPCSHAIACCAHSHLNWASYVHEVYRISEVFNVYKQGFVPPIPEGLWPPYAGPTVIPDPNMRRAREECPKATRFRGSMDQSVENHPKRCGLCH; from the coding sequence atggaggCACATTACTGTTTGGCGATAGCGCATGATGGGAACTCGAACATCCTCCCGATAGCCTTCGCCCTTGTGGAGGGAGAAAATGCGGACTCATGGTCATTCTTCTTGTCCAACCTACGATCGCATGTGACGCCGCAGGAGGGTATTCTTGTTATCTCTGACAGGCATAATGGCATCAAGGCTGCCCTTGAGGCGCCCGAGAATGGTTGGCTGCCTCCACGTGCTTTTCGAGCGTTCTGTATTCGTCATGTGGCGGCAAATTTTAGCCTAAGCTTCAAAGGTAAAGATACAAGGAGGATACTGGTGAATGCTGCCTATGCAAAAACTGAAGCAGAGTTTTATTATTGGTTTGACATCATGCGGACTGAGAATCCGGCCATGTGTGATTGGGCCAATCGGATGGAGTATGACAAGTGGACCCAGCATCAGGATAGCGGGAGACGGTTTGGGCACATGACAACCAACATTAGTGAATGTGTGAATTCTGTGTTAAAGGGAACTCGCAACCTCACGTTCACTTCATTGGTTAAGTCAACTTACGGGAGGCTTGCTGAGCTATTCATGGTCCGCGGACAGACGGCGGAGGCACAGCTGGGAACTGGGCATGAATATTGTCAGGCGTTGGTGAAGGCAATTGATCGGAACATCAGAGACTCCAGGTGCTTCACCATCACATTATACGACAGGCGCCAATCGGAGTACACGGTGGCTGAGACGACACCGACTGGAAACTTCTCGCTAGGTAGCTATCGAGTTTCCTTTAAGGATCAGACATGCGACTGTGACCACTTTCAGGCACTGCATTATCCATGTAGTCACGCCATTGCATGTTGCGCTCACTCGCACCTGAATTGGGCGTCATATGTTCATGAGGTGTATCGTATCAGTGAGGTGTTCAACGTGTACAAGCAAGGGTTTGTTCCGCCTATCCCAGAAGGCCTATGGCCCCCATATGCTGGACCAACAGTTATTCCCGATCCTAACATGAGGCGTGCAAGGGAAGAATGTCCGAAGGCAACCAGGTTCCGCGGTAGCATGGATCAGTCTGTTGAGAACCACCCCAAGCGCTGTGGGCTCTGCCATTAG
- the LOC112751506 gene encoding DNA-binding protein RHL1 isoform X2, with product MARGKKKNVDEAEATDMDPSTNSEAIERKRLKALAFSTGILSDVPDGDAASVQLKPSSTVAKHHGKDIIKKSQRKSTRFLFSFPGLLAPIAGGKIGELTDLGTKNPILYLDFPQGQMKLFGTIVYPKNRYLTLQFSRGGKNVMCEDSFDNMIVFSDAWWIGRKDENPEEAKLEFPKELHEGQQAEYDFKGGAGANSAVNKAVHKTKIQCAESDSPMTPVDNDLSDSEMNSKDMKETVPVRHSGRITRKSYKFTELSSDDSSGASSPDLSEDEEKLGKSPCPVVVDIDNEDTTEVDQVREENKEHASGLKSKKVPRSASATANNEVVSSNNASLVQPTIGTLFKKAEEKASTRKPQSSEVTGQKLQPGGSKRKIDQDAGTKKRARKTKDKTFDEHITVKSKGHKVEDDDDDDDDDDDDDDDDDDEFSNASEDDNDSDEDWTA from the exons ATGGCGCGCGGAAAGAAGAAGAACGTCGACGAAGCCGAAGCAACTGACATGGATCCCTCAACAAACTCTGAAGCCATAGAGCGCAAGAGGCTCAAGGCGTTGGCGTTCTCCACCGGCATTCTCTCCGACGTTCCCGACGGCGACGCCGCTTCCGTCCAACTGAAGCCGTCATCGACGGTGGCGAAGCACCACGGTAAGGACATCATCAAGAAGTCTCAGAGGAAGAGCACAAGGTTCCTCTTCTCGTTCCCCGGCCTCCTTGCTCCCATCGCCGGCGGTAAGATCGGCGAGCTCACGGATCTAGGAACGAAAAACCCTATTCTCTACCTCGATTTTCCGCAG GGCCAAATGAAGTTATTTGGTACTATTGTATATCCCAAGAACAGATACCTGACTTTACAGTTCTCCAGAGGTGGGAAGAATGTAATGTGCGAAGATTCTTTTGATAACATG ATTGTATTTTCGGATGCATGGTGGATTGGGAGGAAAGATGAGAATCCAGAAGAAGCTAAGCTGGAATTTCCTAAAGAATTGCATGAG GGACAGCAAGCTGAATATGACTTTAAAGGGGGTGCAGGTGCAAATTCTGCAGTTAATAAAGCTGTTCACAAAACCAAAATTCAATGTGCAGAATCAGATTCACCAATGACACCAGTTGACAATGATCTATCAGATAGTGAAAtgaattcaaaagatatgaaggAAACGGTCCCAGTCCGCCATTCAGGAAGAATTACAAGAAAATCATATAA ATTTACAGAACTTTCTTCTGATGATAGTTCTGGTGCAAGCAGCCCTGACCTTTCTGAAGATGAAGAAAAATTG GGAAAAAGTCCATGCCCTGTAGTTGTTGACATTGATAATGAGGATACAACCGAAGTGGATCAAGTCCGTGAGGAAAATAAAGAGCATGCTTCAGGCTTAAAATCTAAGAAAGTTCCTCGATCTGCTTCAGCCACTGCAAATAATGAAGTTGTGTCTAGTAACAATGCTTCACTTGTCCAGCCTACTATAGGCACATTATTCAAGAAAGCAGAAGAGAAG GCTTCAACAAGGAAACCTCAATCATCTGAAG TTACTGGCCAGAAATTGCAGCCTGGTGGTTCAAAAAGAAAGATTGATCAG GATGCAGGAACCAAAAAACGGGCAAGGAAGACCAAGGACAAAACTTTCG ATGAACATATTACAGTAAAAAGCAAGGGGCATAAG gttgaagatgatgatgatgatgatgatgatgatgatgatgatgatgatgatgatgatgatgaattttcAAATGCTTCAGAG gaTGATAATGATAGCGATGAAGACTGGACTGCCTGA
- the LOC112751505 gene encoding plastid division protein CDP1, chloroplastic, with the protein MAFANASAIAPSSLRYFARVGSFDLKVPFSGIHGDVGSGFCGSSFCVGLHAGKSDVVLERRRLKPVDTRIIENAQLKSTVEIPVSCYQLIGVPDRAEKDEIVKAVMGLKNAEIEEGYSLDVVASRLDLLMDVRDKLLFEPEYAGDLKEKIPPKSSLRIPWSWLPAALCLLHEVGESKLVLEIGRANLQHQDAKPYTDDLLLSMALAECAIAKAGFEKNKVSQGFEALARAQCLLRSKPSLAKMTLLSQIEESLEELAPACTLELLSMPNSVENFDRRRGAIAALRELLRQGLDVEASCQVQDWPSFLSQAFNSLLAGEIVDLLPWDNLAVMRKNKKTIESQNQRVVIDSNCLYRVFIAHLALGFSSKQKELINKAKNICECLIASEGIDLKFEEAFCLFLLGQGTEADAVEKLKQLELNSNPKHKSVLGKAIMDASVENPSLEKWLKDSALALFPDTKDCSPALVNFFNAQKKFPGSKKGTGAPQLVPTICHRPLSSSGSLERRDLEEPRSYTSSSPNIGYAVKQLTPTDLQNSLLSGKDENGSSLHESPVQVNRSLGTHRNGIWDGPYTHPHIFGRVTYITVLGCIAFATVKLFGMNLSKSSSHWTSTRANNNSAWTTDSSADCTMGPAYIRGSNIAGRMKKIFAIVKQPFLHQSDAGNQSDLRASLSKSSSHVNVYRRLMMPLEEAEKLVKQWQTIKAEALGPSHVVTSLAQVLDESMLAQWQALADAANERSCYWRFVLLKLSVLRADILSDGSGVDMAEIEALLEEAAELVDDSQQKNPNYYSTYKVKYILKRQEDGSWKFCEGDIRTP; encoded by the exons ATGGCATTTGCGAATGCTTCAGCGATCGCTCCTTCATCTCTGCGTTACTTTGCTCGCGTTGGTTCCTTTGATTTGAAGGTTCCATTTTCGGGTATTCATGGCGATGTGGGTTCCGGGTTTTGTGGTTCTTCATTCTGCGTTGGGTTACACGCGGGGAAGAGTGATGTTGTGCTCGAAAGGAGAAGATTGAAGCCCGTTGATACCCGCATTATTGAAAATGCTCAGTTGAAATCAACTGTTGAAATCCCTGTTTCTTGCTACCAG CTCATTGGTGTTCCTGATCGAGCTGAGAAAGATGAAATCGTTAAAGCAGTTATGGGTTTGAAAAATGCAGAAATTGAAGAGGGTTATTCCTTGGATGTTGTTGCGTCTCGCCTG GATCTGCTGATGGATGTCAGGGATAAGCTTCTATTTGAGCCAGAATATGCTGGTGATCTGAAGGAAAAGATTCCCCCTAAATCCTCCCTTCGAATTCCTTGGTCTTGGTTGCCTGCTGCCCTGTGCCTACTTCATGAA GTTGGAGAATCAAAGCTTGTATTAGAGATTGGACGGGCGAATCTTCAGCATCAAGATGCCAAACCTTACACAGATGATTTGCTTCTTTCTATGGCACTAGCTGAG TGTGCAATTGCAAAGGCTGGCTTTGAGAAGAACAAAGTTTCTCAAGGTTTTGAAGCTCTTGCTCGCGCCCAGTGTCTTCTAAGGAGTAAACCATCTCTTGCAAAAATGACTCTGCTATCCCAA ATTGAAGAATCTCTAGAAGAGCTTGCACCTGCTTGCACCTTAGAACTTCTGAGCATGCCTAATTCTGTTGAGAATTTTGATCGAAGGCGAGGTGCTATTGCGGCTTTGCGTGAATTGCTCAGACAGGGTCTTGATGTTGAAGCTTCATGCCAAGTGCAAGACTGGCCTTCATTTCTAAGCCAAGCATTCAATAGTTTGCTGGCTGGTGAGATAGTTGATCTTCTACCTTGGGATAACTTAGCAGTGATGCGAAAGAATAAGAAGACAATTGAATCACAAAATCAAAGGGTAGTAATTGATTCAAACTGTTTATATAGAGTATTTATTGCTCATTTGGCACTTGGATTTTCAAGCAAGCAAAAAGAGTTG ATTAACAAAGCAAAAAACATATGTGAATGTTTAATAGCTTCTGAGGGCATTGATCTGAAGTTTGAGGAAGCTTTTTGCTTATTCCTTCTTGGCCAg GGTACAGAGGCTGATGCAGTTGAAAAGCTTAAGCAGCTTGAGCTGAACTCAAATCCAAAACATAAATCGGTCTTGGGAAAGGCAATAATGGATGCTTCTGTTGAAAACCCATCATTG GAAAAATGGCTGAAGGATTCTGCACTTGCTTTGTTTCCAGATACTAAAGATTGTTCTCCTGCTCTG GTCAATTTCTTTAATGCTCAAAAGAAGTTTCCAGGAAGCAAGAAAGGTACTGGAGCTCCACAATTGGTGCCTACTATATGTCATAGACCTCTGTCCTCATCTGGTTCGTTAGAACGAAGAGATCTTGAGGAACCTCGCTCCTATACAAGCTCTTCTCCAAATATAGGGTACGCAGTCAAACAGCTGACTCCTACTGATTTGCAGAATTCATTGCTATCTGGCAAAGATGAAAATGGAAGCAGTCTTCACGAATCACCTGTTCAAGTGAACAGAAGTCTAGGCACTCATCGCAATGGAATTTGGGATGGTCCCTACACTCATCCACACATATTTGGAAGAGTAACATACATTACTGTACTTGGTTGTATTGCTTTTGCTACTGTCAAGTTGTTTGGAATGAACTTAAGCAAGAGCAGCTCTCATTGGACTTCAACTAGAGCCAATAATAACAGTGCTTGGACAACAGATTCTTCTGCTGACTGCACTATGGGCCCTGCTTACATCAGGGGTAGTAACATTGCTGGCAGAATGAAGAAAATCTTTGCAATAGTTAAGCAACCATTTTTGCACCAGTCCGATGCTGGAAATCAAAGTGATTTGCGCGCCTCTCTTAGCAAATCATCATCCCATGTTAATGTGTACAGGAGGCTGATGATGCCTTTGGAAGAGGCTGAAAAGCTTGTTAAACAATGGCAAACAATCAAAGCTGAAGCTTTGGGACCTAGCCATGTAGTTACTTCCCTAGCTCAAGTCCTTGATGAGTCCATGCTTGCTCAG TGGCAAGCTTTGGCTGATGCAGCGAATGAAAGATCTTGTTACTGGAGGTTTGTTTTGCTAAAATTGTCTGTCCTACGAGCGGACATTCTATCAGATGGGAGTGGAGTAGACATGGCAGAAATAGAGGCTCTCCTAGAGGAAGCAGCGGAACTAGTTGATGATTCTCAGCAAAAGAACCCAAATTACTATAG cACTTATAAAGTTAAGTATATCCTCAAGAGGCAAGAAGATGGATCATGGAAGTTCTGTGAAGGTGATATACGAACACCATGA